The Labeo rohita strain BAU-BD-2019 chromosome 19, IGBB_LRoh.1.0, whole genome shotgun sequence genome window below encodes:
- the LOC127182401 gene encoding E3 ubiquitin-protein ligase TRIM39 isoform X1 codes for MAESLPTSLKRGERRWSLNTPPFMSSSSGPLTEELQCSICLNVFTDPVSTPCGHNFCKTCLNNCWDNSQTCNCPYCKETFNQRPDLKINTTLREIVDHYKEDRHILCDICEERKLKALKSCLVCQSSYCETHLQPHLRVAGLKKHKLMKPVSNLEDYICQKHEKPLELFCRDDQIRVCSMCTATDHKNHNTVPLEELMIQDVQQMIQDRIKKIQDIKHSAEVRERNTEKEKATHVELFTDLIRSIERCKTELLEMMEKKKKAVEKQEQELIEELEQEITELKMRNTELEQLSHTEDHLHILQIYSSLCIPTNTRNWPEISMKTHRSLENLRKALTQIQETLHEKLTQTELTWMQQYAVDVTLDPDTAHPNLILSDDGKQVRHGDTERKLLDNPKRFNTCPAVLGKEGFSSGRFYFEVQVKEKTAWDLGVATEYIKRKGAITLDPSNGYWAVWLRNRNEYKAHSAPKVSLSLRVKPQRVGVFVDYEEGLVSFYDVESSSHIYSFTGQSFTGKLYPYLNPTLNRGGNNSVPLIITPFNFNK; via the exons ATGGCGGAATCATTACCAACTTCACTGAAAAGAGGAGAAAGGAGATGGAGTTTAAATACTCCTCCAT TCATGTCATCCTCCAGTGGTCCACTGACTGAGGAGCTTCAGTGCTCTATATGTCTGAACGTGTTCACTGATCCAGTCAGCACTCCATGTGGACACAACTTCTGCAAGACCTGTCTTAATAACTGCTGGGACAACAGCCAGACCTGCAATTGTCCATACTGTAAAGAAACGTTTAACCAAAGACCTGATCTCAAGATTAATACCACACTCAGAGAGATCGTAGATCACTATAAAGAGGACAGACATATTCTGTGTGACATTTGTGAGGAAAGAAAGCTGAAAGCCCTGAAGTCGTGTCTGGTGTGTCAGAGCTCTTACTGTGAAACTCACCTGCAGCCTCATTTGAGAGTGGCAGGTTTAAAGAAACACAAACTGATGAAGCCTGTAAGTAATCTGGAAGACTACATATGTCAGAAACATGAGAAACCTCTGGAGCTGTTCTGTAGAGATGATCAGATACGTGTGTGTTCGATGTGCACTGCGACAGACCACAAGAACCACAACACTGTTCCTCTAGAAGAG TTGATGATCCAAGATGTGCAACAGATGATCCAGGACAGAATCAAGAAGATTCAAGACATCAAACATTCAGCAGAAGTCAGAGAA AGAAACACAGAAAAGGAGAAAGCCACCCATGTTGAGCTCTTCACTGATCTCatccgctccattgagagaTGTAAGACTGAACTGCTGGAGATGatggaaaagaagaagaaagcagTGGAGAAACAGGAGCAAGAGCTCATTGAAGAGCTGGAGCAGGAGATCACTGAGCTAAAGATGAGAAAcactgagctggagcagctctCACACACTGAAGATCACCTCCATATCCTACAG ATTTACTCATCCCTGTGCATCCCTACAAACACCAGGAACTGGCCTGAGATTAGTATGAAGACTCATAGGAGTCTGGAGAATCTGAGAAAAGCTTTAACTCAAATCCAGGAAACTCTACATGAAAAACTCACTCAAACTG AGCTGACGTGGATGCAGCAGTATGCAG tGGATGTGACTCTGGATCCTGATACAGCTCATCCAAACCTTATTCTGTCTGATGATGGAAAACAAGTGAGACATGGAGATACTGAGCGGAAACTACTAGACAACCCAAAGAGATTTAATACATGTCCTGCTGTCCTGGGAAAAGAGGGATTCTCTTCAGGGAGATTTTATTTTGAGGTGCAGGTGAAGGAAAAGACTGCCTGGGATTTAGGAGTGGCCACAGAATATATTAAAAGGAAGGGAGCAATCACACTTGATCCGAGTAATGGATACTGGGCTGTGTGGCTGAGAAATAGGAACGAATATAAGGCTCACTCTGCTCCTAAAGTTTCTCTGTCTCTGAGAGTGAAGCCGCAGCGGGTCGGTGTGTTTGTGGATTATGAGGAGGGTCTGGTCTCCTTTTATGATGTGGAGTCCAGCTCTCATATCTACTCTTTCACAGGTCAGTCTTTCACAGGGAAACTCTATCCATATTTAAACCCTACCCTAAATAGAGGAGGTAACAATTCAGTCCCACTGATCATCACGCCTTTCAATTTCAATAAATGA
- the LOC127182402 gene encoding E3 ubiquitin-protein ligase TRIM39-like — MSSSSGPLTEELQCSICLDVFTDPVSTPCGHNFCKTCLNKYWDNSQTCNCPYCKETFNQRPDLKINTTLREIVDHYEKKNPKEKPEVLCDFCEETKLKALKSCLVCQSSYCETHLQPHFKVAGLKKHKLMDPVSNLEHYICQKHERPLELFCRDDQTCVCLMCTVTDHKNHNTVPIEVESGEKKTQLMKTQKDIQQMIQDRIKKIQDIKHSVEVRKRFFTELLEMMEEQQKAAEKQEQDLVEDLEQEITELKMRNTELEQLLHTEDHLHLLQIYSSLCGPRKPRNWPEISMRTYKNLKILRRTLSQQQETLDKKLTQTELKWMRQYAVDVTLDPDTAHPCLILSKDGKQVRCGDIWQKLPDNPKRYDRYTNVLGTEGFSRKFYFEVQVKEKTRWELGVARGSVYRKGEIKLRPTNGYWTVWLKNGHEYAALSDPPVSLFVRVKPQRVGVFVDYEEGLVSFYDVESSSHIYSFTGQSFTDKLYPYFSPDLNIEGKNSSPLVITPVDYSK, encoded by the exons ATGTCATCCTCCAGTGGTCCACTGACTGAGGAGCTTCAGTGCTCTATATGTCTGGACGTGTTCACTGATCCAGTCAGCACTCCGTGTGGACACAACTTCTGCAAGACCTGTCTGAATAAGTACTGGGACAACAGCCAGACCTGCAACTGTCCATATTGTAAAGAAACGTTCAACCAAAGACCTGATCTTAAGATTAATACCACACTCCGAGAGATCGTAGATCACTATGAAAAGAAAAATCCTAAAGAAAAACCTGAAGTTCTGTGTGACTTTTGTGAGGAAACAAAGCTGAAAGCCCTGAAGTCATGTCTGGTGTGTCAGAGCTCTTACTGTGAAACTCACTTGCAGCCTCATTTTAAAGTGGCAGGTTTAAAGAAACACAAACTGATGGATCCTGTGAGTAATCTGGAGCACTATATATGTCAGAAACATGAGAGACCTCTGGAGCTGTTCTGTAGAGATGATCAGACATGTGTGTGTCTGATGTGCACTGTGACAGACCACAAGAACCACAACACTGTTCCTATAGAAGTGGAGAGTGGAGAGAAGAAG ACTCAACTTatgaagacacagaaagacATACAGCAGATGATCCAAGACAGAATCAAGAAGATTCAAGACATCAAACACTCAGTAGAAGTCAGAaaa AGATTTTTTACTGAACTGCTGGAGATGATGGAGGAGCAACAGAAAGCAGCAGAGAAACAGGAGCAAGACCTCGTTGAAGATCTGGAGCAGGAGATCACTGAGCTAAAGATGAGAAAcactgagctggagcagctctTACACACTGAAGATCACCTCCACCTCCTACAG ATTTACTCATCCCTGTGCGGCCCTAGAAAACCCAGGAACTGGCCTGAGATCAGTATGAGGACTTATAAGAATCTGAAGATTTTGAGGAGAACTCTATCTCAACAGCAGGAAACTCTAGATAAGAAACTCACGCAAACTG AGCTGAAGTGGATGCGGCAGTATGCAG TGGATGTGACTCTGGATCCTGATACAGCTCATCCATGTCTCATCTTGTCCAAAGATGGAAAACAAGTGAGATGTGGAGACATTTGGCAGAAACTCCCTGACAACCCAAAGAGATATGATAGATATACAAATGTCCTAGGAACAGAGGGATTCTcaagaaaattttattttgaggtgCAGGTGAAGGAAAAGACTAGATGGGAATTAGGAGTGGCCAGAGGATCTGTTTACAGGAAGGGAGAAATCAAACTGAGACCCACTAATGGATACTGGACTGTGTGGCTGAAGAATGGCCATGAATATGCAGCTCTCTCTGATCCTCCCGTTTCTCTGTTTGTGAGAGTAAAGCCACAGCGTGTCGGTGTGTTTGTGGATTATGAGGAGGGTCTGGTCTCCTTTTATGATGTGGAGTCCAGCTCTCATATCTACTCTTTCACTGGTCAGTCTTTCACTGACAAACTCTATCCATATTTTAGCCCAGATCTAAACATTGAAGGTAAAAACTCAAGCCCACTGGTCATCACACCAGTCGATTACAGTAAATGA